CGGCCGGATCCACGGCATCGACGTGGACCTGAGCGAGGTCGGTGAACTGACCCCGGGCATCGCCGCGGTCGCCGCCCTCGCCGACTCGCCGTCCACCCTGCGCGGTGTGGCCCACCTGCGGCTGCACGAGACCGACCGCCTGGCCGCGCTGACCAAGGAGATCAACGAGCTCGGCGGCGACGTCACCGAGACCGAGGACGGTCTGCGCATCCGGCCGCGCCCGCTGCACGGCGGCGTCTTCCACACGTACGACGACCACCGGATGGCGACGGCCGGCTCGATCATCGGCCTCGCGGTGGAGGGCGTGGAGATCGAGAACGTGGCGACGACCGCCAAGACCTTGCCGGACTTCCCCAGGATGTGGACCGAAATGCTCGAGGGCTGACGACATGCGGCGCTACGGGAAGCACACCGACGAGGACGACATCCGCCAACGGCCCAACCCCAAGGGCAACCGGCCCCGGACCAACATCCGTCCGAAGCATGAGGACGCCGCGGAGGGCATGGTCCTCACGGTGGACCGCGGGCGGCTGACCTGCCTGGTCGACGACCGGGTCGTCATGGCGATGAAGGCCCGTGAGCTGGGCCGCAAGGCCGCCGTCGTCGGGGACCGGGTCCAGCTGGTCGGCGACCTGTCCGGCAAGAAGGACACGCTGGCCCGGATCGTCCGCATCGGGGAGCGCCGCTCCGTCCTGCGGCGGACGGCCGACGACGACGACCCGTTCGAGCGCGTGGTCGTCGCCAACGCCGACCAGCTCGCGATCGTCACGGCGCTCGCCGACCCCGAGCCCCGACCCCGGCTGATCGACCGCTGTCTGGTCGCCGCGTACGACGGCGGTCTCGAACCGCTGCTCGTCCTCACCAAGTCGGACCTGGCCCCGCCGGACGAACTGCTGGAGCTGTACGGCGCGCTGGGTGTGCCGCACGTCGTGACCACGCGTGACGAGTTCGTGGACGGGGTCGCGGCCCAGCGGGTCCACGAGCACCTCAGGGGGCGGACCACCGCGTTCGTCGGGCACTCCGGTGTCGGCAAGACGACGCTGGTCAACGCCCTGGTCCCGGCCGACCGGCGGCGGACCACGGGTGTGGTCAACGCGGTGACCGGCCGCGGCCGGCACACCACCACGTCGGCGCTCGCCCTGCCGCTGAACGACGAGGAGGGCGGCTGGGTCATCGACACACCGGGTGTGCGTTCCTTCGGCCTGAACCACGTCGACCCGTCCCGGGTGATCCTCGCCTTCCCCGACCTCGTACCGGGGACGGAGAACTGCCCGCGCGCGTGCAGCCACGACGAGCCGGACTGCGCGCTGGACGCGTACGTGGCCGAGGGCCACGCCGACCCGGCCCGCCTCTACTCGCTGCGGCGACTGCTCGCCACTCGGGAACGACGCGAGGGCGACTGATGTCGGGCACGTCCCGGGCCGGTACCCCTCGGTAAGTGCATAATCGCACGGAGTGCGACGAAGCAGTCACCGACGGCGTAGGAGGCACTGACGATGGCGTGGCTGCTGGTGGTGGTCGCCGGGCTCCTCGAAACGGGGTTCGCGGTGTGCCTCAAGCTCTCGCACGGCTTCACCCGGCTCTGGCCGACGATCGCCTTCGCCGTCTTCGCGCTCGGCAGCTTCGGACTGCTGACCCTCGCCCTGCGGAAGCTGGACGTGGGCCCGGCGTACGCGGTGTGGACGGGGATCGGCGCGGCGGGCACGGCGATCTACGGAATGATCTTCCTCGGGGACGTCGTCTCGACGCTCAAGATCGTGTCGATCTCGCTGGTGATCGCCGGGGTCATCGGTCTCCAACTGTCGGGCTCCGCCCACTGAGGACGGCACGCACCACCTGACCGACGGCCTGGGGGCCGGGCGCGACGATGTAGGAGAGCGCGAGCCGGACCGCGAGTTCGCAGGACGGGGCGGTGCGCGGGTCCGCGTGGGCCAGCGTCGCCGCGACCAGTTCGGCAGGAGCGGGGGTGCCGGCGTCGGCCCGACGCTGGGCGGGGACCCCGGAGGCGAACGCGCCGGGCCGGGCCGGGCGGGGCGCGGGGAGCCGTTCGCTCCAACTGCCGGTGAGCAGGGCGCGCAGCAGCGGACGGTCGGCGGCCTCGGCGACGATCCACTCGGCGACGGAGGCGAGCCGCTCCGGCAGGGGGCGGTCGGGGGCGGGGCGATCGGAGGCGGGGCGGTACGGGCCCTGCGGCCGGTCGGTGAGGATGCGCTCGACGCCGCGCAGGTACGCGTCCGCCTCGCGCCGGACCAGGGCGCGGGCCAGCCCCTCCTTGCTGCCGAACTCGTTGTAGAGCGTCTGGCGGGACACCCCCGCGGCGACGGCGACATCGACCATTCGGACCCCGGACCAGGGCCGGCCGGCGAGGGCCGCCAGGGCGGCGTTCAGCAAGGCTTCTCGCGCTGAGGGCATCGTCGCCTCCCGTCCTTGCCACTCCTGCGCACAGAGTTGACGGACGACCACGCACTGTCAAGAGGCCCCGCTGAGCGCCGCTCGCAGGGAGGATAGAGTTCCGAACATGGCCGATTACCACGACGATCTGCGTCTCGCCCATGTCCTCGCGGACGCCGCGGACGCCGCCACCATGGACCGGTTCAAGGCGCTCGACCTGGAGGTCGAGACCAAGCCGGACATGACGCCGGTGAGCGAGGCGGACAAGGCCGCCGAGGAACTGATCCGCGGCCAGCTCCAGCGCGCACGGCCCCGCGACGCGGTGCTCGGCGAGGAGTACGGCGTGGAGGGCTCGGGCCCCCGGCGCTGGGTGATCGACCCGATCGACGGCACGAAGAACTACGTCCGCGGGGTGCCCGTCTGGGCGACGCTGATCGCGCTGATGGAGGCCGGCGAGACCGGGTTCCAGCCGGTGGTGGGCGTGGTGTCCGCACCGGCGCTGGGCCGCCGGTGGTGGGCGGCGAAGGGCCTGGGCGCGTACACCGGCCGGAGCCTGTCGTCGGCGACCCGGATCGGGGTCTCGAAGGTGGCGGAGCTGTCGGACGCGTCGTTCGCGTACTCGTCGCTGAGCGGCTGGGAGGAGCAGGGCCGGCTCGACGGCTTCCTGGACCTGACCCGTGCGTGCTGGCGCACCCGGGCGTACGGCGACTTCTGGCCGTACATGCTGGTGGCCGAGGGCGCGGTGGACATCTGCGCGGAGCCGGAGCTGTCCCTGTGGGACATGGCGGCGACGGCGATCGTCGTCCAGGAGGCGGGTGGCACCTTCACCGGCCTCGACGGCCGCCACGGCCCCCACAGCGGAAACGCCGCGGCGTCGAACGGCCTGCTGCACGGCGAACTGCTGAGTTACCTGAACCAGAAGTAGGAGCGAGCGCGCGCCGATCGAGCGCGCGCCTCATGCCGCCTCCCTCCCCCGTCCCGACGGAGTGGCGCCCTCCGCACGCCCCGGGTACTCCGCGCGCGCCCTCTTGTCGGTCCCTCCCCTCGATGCCACAGTAAAGACTCCCCCAACTTGTGAACTTGTGAATCGGTTCTCGTTGAAACGGGGACCGTTCACCGAGGAGGTGGCTGCCTTCATGCTCGTCCGTGACGCCATGAGCACCGTGATCCTGACCATCGGCCCCACCCACACCCTCCGACAGGCCGCCCGACTGATGGCGGCCCGCCGTATCGGCGCGGCCGTCGTGATGGACGCCGACCACAGCGGAATCGGCATTCTGACCGAGCGCGACATCCTCGTTTCCCTCGGCTCCGACCAGGACCCCGACCACGAGACCGCCGGCTCCCACACCACCACCGACGTCGTCTTCGCCGCACCCGGCTGGACCCTCGAGGAGGCCGCGGAGGCCATGACTCGCGGCGGCTTCCGCCATCTCATCGTCCTGGACGACCACGGCGGCCCCATGGGCATCGTGTCGGTCCGCGACATCATCCGCTGCTGGGCCCCCGCACTCCGGCACGAAGGGACGCTGGCCCGCTGAGTTAGGCTGGCCCCCATGAGTGACCTGTTGGAACGACTGCGCGGCCGCGGCTGGCGGATGACCGCGCAGCGGCGTGTCGTGGCCGAAGTCCTCGACGGGGACCACGTCCACCTGACCGCCGACGAGGTCCACGCCCGCGCCGTGCAGAAGCTGCCGGAGATCTCGCGGGCGACCGTGTACAACACGCTGGGCGAGATGGTCTCGCTCGGCGAGGTCATGGAAGTCGCCACGGACCACCGTGCGAAGCGCTACGACCCGAACGCACACCGCCCGCACCAGCACCTGGTGTGCGCGCGCTGCGGCGCGATCCGCGACGTGCAGCCGGCCGGCAACCCGCTGGCCGACCTGCCGGACTCGGAGCGCTTCGGTTTCACGATCTCGAACGTCGAGGTCACGTACCGAGGCATCTGCCCGGACTGCGCGAGCGCGTAGGCGGCCGGGCCGGAAGCCCCTTCGGGGGCTTCCTTCGTACCGCCGCATTGCATGCACGAAGGCCCGGATCCATTGGATCCGGGCCTTCGCCACGCTTTGCCAATTAAGGCAGTAGTAGCGGGGACAGGATTTGAACCTGCGACCTCTGGGTTATGAGCCCAGCGAGCTACCGAGCTGCTCCACCCCGCGTCGGTGAACACAACCCTACGGCACCCCTTCGACCAGCGCAAATCGCTTAAGCGGTGAGCTCCTGGTGGAGCGCCTCGCTCAGCCGGGCGGCCCGCTCCGCCACCTCTTCCGGACCCAGCTCGACCGCGCGGGCGCACCAGCGGCGGCCCTCGGTCAGCTCGCCGCGGCGCGCCGCGAGCAGCCCGAGCCGCAGCGCGGCGCGGCCGTGCCCGGCGTGCGCGGCGCGGGTCCACCACAGAGCGGCCTCCCGCTCGTTGCCCTCGCGGGCGAGCAGCAGCCCGAGGTTGAACGCGCCGTTGCGGCTGCCCGCCTCGGCCGCCTCGCGGTACCAGTGGGCGGCGTCCGCGACGTCGCCGCGCGCGGCGGCCAGCATGCCGACCCGCACCTGGGCGCGGCGGTGCCCCTGCTCTGCGGCGCGCTCGTACCACTCCTCGCACTCGGTCTTCTCGGCGCGCGGCGCCCCGAGCGCCGGCGGGCCGGGCTCCGGGCGGCGGGCGTCCAGGACCGTGGCGAGCCGGTACGCCGCCTCCGCGCTGCCGCCGCCCGCCGCGCACCGCAGGTGGCGCTCGGCGGTCTGCTCGTCGCCGTCGCGCAGGCAGGCCATGCCGACCTGGAGCGCGGCCTCGGTGTGCCCGGCGGCCGCGGCCCGCTCGTACCAGGTCAGCGCGGCGCGGTCGTCGTCCCGGCCGGCGTGGATGATGCCCAGGTTGAAGGCGGCGTCCACGCTGCCGGCCTCGGCGGCCTTGGAGAACCAGGGCTCCGCTCCGTTGGAGTCGCCGGCCTGGAGCAGGAGTACGGCGAGCGCGTTCGCGGCCTCGCGGTGACCGGCGTACGCGGCGCGCCGGTACCACTGCTCGGCCTGCGGGATGCGCTCCTGGGCGGCACAGAGCAGCCCGAGGTTGTACGCCCCGTTCACGTCGCCCGCGTCCATGGCGGCGCGGTACCAGCGCTCGGCGGTCTGCTGCTCGCCGCGGGCGGCGTGCAGCGCGCCGAGCGCGTTGGCGGCGTTGCCGTCGCCGTCCTGGGCGGCGCGCAGCCACCACACGGCGGCGCTCTCCTCGTCGCCGGCGTCGCGCAGCAGGAACCCCAGCGCGCAGGCCGCCTTGGGCTCGCCGTCCTTGGCGGAGTTCAGGTACCAGCGGCCGGCCTCCTTGAGCTCACCACGCCTCTCCAGGATCGCGCCCAGGTGCAGCGCGGCGCGCCGGTGTCCGCGCGCGGCGGCCTGGCGGTACCACTGCTCGGCCTCGGCGAGCGCGCCGCCGGGCTCGGCGGCGCCCTCCGGGGCGGGGTCGCCTTCGCGGGCCGCGCGGAGGCGGGCGCCCGTCTCGTAGACGAGCGCCTCGCGGGCGGAGCGGCCGGTGCCAGTGGCGTACGCGGAGGCGTCGCGCGGGCGGCGGCGGGCCGGGCCGTCGGTCACGGGGTGGCCGGCGCTCTCCGCGGCACGCTTGTCGAGGGCGCGGGCGAGCCGGTACGCGGCCTCGCGGTGACCCTGCTCGGCGGCGACCCGCAGCCAGCGCTCGGCGCCGACGTCGCTGCGGTGCTCGAGGAGGTCGGCCAGGGCGTACGCGCCCAGGGCGTGGCCCTGCTCGGCGGACTGGCGCAGCCAGTACTCGGCGGCGGGCTCGTCGCCGCGCTCGCGGTGGTGGCGGCCGAGGGCGTGCGCGGCGGCGGCGGAGCCTGCGACGGCGGCGATCCGCCACCAGCCGGCGGCCTCGTCGGCGTAGCCGCGCTGGTGCAGCAGGACGCCGAGGTTGTTGGCGGCGGCCCGGTCGCCCTCCGCGGTGGCGCCGCGCAGGTACGGCTCGGCGCCGTCGAGGTCGCCGCGGCGCAGCAGCAGCGCGCCCAGGACGCTCATCGAGGCGGTGTCCCCGCTCTCGGCGGCACGCCGGTGGCGCGCCTCGGTCTCGGCGGTGTCCGTGTACTCGACGGCCTCGACGCCCGGCACGGCCTCCTCCACGGCCGCCACCGGCTCGGCCGTGTCCATGTCCGCGGTGTCCGAAACGGCACTGGTCACGCGCCGCTGTACAAACCGCCCTGTCTCCAACAGAGTTGCCCTGTCCCCCATAAATACCATCGTCGCACCACCCGCAACCCGCGTACACCTGGTATATCGCAGCCAGTGAGGTCACTTCAGCGTTTTGTCGACATGCCCACAGAGAGATAAGTCAAACACGACTCACCCCAACTCGCCCCACGTGTACCGCGCTTCGGGCCCGGGTGTCGGGTTCGACACAGGATCCGCACATGAAGAGGGCCCGGATCCATATGGATCCGGGCCCTCTTCTTCAGTAGCGGGGACAGGATTTGAACCTGCGACCTCTGGGTTATGAGCCCAGCGAGCTACCGAGCTGCTCCACCCCGCGTCGTTGTGTCACCACCGTATCACGACGCGGGGTGGGGTCGATCAACCGCTCGGCGAGGTGCTCGGCTTCGGCGTCGGCGTGGCGCCGCCGGCGCCCGGCTTGGTGCCGGCCTTCTGGTCCGACTGGAGCTTGGCGCTCGCGTCGGCGGCCTTC
This sequence is a window from Streptomyces sp. HUAS YS2. Protein-coding genes within it:
- a CDS encoding tetratricopeptide repeat protein, with amino-acid sequence MDTAEPVAAVEEAVPGVEAVEYTDTAETEARHRRAAESGDTASMSVLGALLLRRGDLDGAEPYLRGATAEGDRAAANNLGVLLHQRGYADEAAGWWRIAAVAGSAAAAHALGRHHRERGDEPAAEYWLRQSAEQGHALGAYALADLLEHRSDVGAERWLRVAAEQGHREAAYRLARALDKRAAESAGHPVTDGPARRRPRDASAYATGTGRSAREALVYETGARLRAAREGDPAPEGAAEPGGALAEAEQWYRQAAARGHRRAALHLGAILERRGELKEAGRWYLNSAKDGEPKAACALGFLLRDAGDEESAAVWWLRAAQDGDGNAANALGALHAARGEQQTAERWYRAAMDAGDVNGAYNLGLLCAAQERIPQAEQWYRRAAYAGHREAANALAVLLLQAGDSNGAEPWFSKAAEAGSVDAAFNLGIIHAGRDDDRAALTWYERAAAAGHTEAALQVGMACLRDGDEQTAERHLRCAAGGGSAEAAYRLATVLDARRPEPGPPALGAPRAEKTECEEWYERAAEQGHRRAQVRVGMLAAARGDVADAAHWYREAAEAGSRNGAFNLGLLLAREGNEREAALWWTRAAHAGHGRAALRLGLLAARRGELTEGRRWCARAVELGPEEVAERAARLSEALHQELTA
- the hisN gene encoding histidinol-phosphatase, with the protein product MADYHDDLRLAHVLADAADAATMDRFKALDLEVETKPDMTPVSEADKAAEELIRGQLQRARPRDAVLGEEYGVEGSGPRRWVIDPIDGTKNYVRGVPVWATLIALMEAGETGFQPVVGVVSAPALGRRWWAAKGLGAYTGRSLSSATRIGVSKVAELSDASFAYSSLSGWEEQGRLDGFLDLTRACWRTRAYGDFWPYMLVAEGAVDICAEPELSLWDMAATAIVVQEAGGTFTGLDGRHGPHSGNAAASNGLLHGELLSYLNQK
- a CDS encoding DMT family transporter, whose translation is MAWLLVVVAGLLETGFAVCLKLSHGFTRLWPTIAFAVFALGSFGLLTLALRKLDVGPAYAVWTGIGAAGTAIYGMIFLGDVVSTLKIVSISLVIAGVIGLQLSGSAH
- a CDS encoding TetR/AcrR family transcriptional regulator — translated: MPSAREALLNAALAALAGRPWSGVRMVDVAVAAGVSRQTLYNEFGSKEGLARALVRREADAYLRGVERILTDRPQGPYRPASDRPAPDRPLPERLASVAEWIVAEAADRPLLRALLTGSWSERLPAPRPARPGAFASGVPAQRRADAGTPAPAELVAATLAHADPRTAPSCELAVRLALSYIVAPGPQAVGQVVRAVLSGRSPTVGDR
- the rsgA gene encoding ribosome small subunit-dependent GTPase A, which codes for MRRYGKHTDEDDIRQRPNPKGNRPRTNIRPKHEDAAEGMVLTVDRGRLTCLVDDRVVMAMKARELGRKAAVVGDRVQLVGDLSGKKDTLARIVRIGERRSVLRRTADDDDPFERVVVANADQLAIVTALADPEPRPRLIDRCLVAAYDGGLEPLLVLTKSDLAPPDELLELYGALGVPHVVTTRDEFVDGVAAQRVHEHLRGRTTAFVGHSGVGKTTLVNALVPADRRRTTGVVNAVTGRGRHTTTSALALPLNDEEGGWVIDTPGVRSFGLNHVDPSRVILAFPDLVPGTENCPRACSHDEPDCALDAYVAEGHADPARLYSLRRLLATRERREGD
- a CDS encoding Fur family transcriptional regulator; amino-acid sequence: MSDLLERLRGRGWRMTAQRRVVAEVLDGDHVHLTADEVHARAVQKLPEISRATVYNTLGEMVSLGEVMEVATDHRAKRYDPNAHRPHQHLVCARCGAIRDVQPAGNPLADLPDSERFGFTISNVEVTYRGICPDCASA
- a CDS encoding CBS domain-containing protein, producing the protein MLVRDAMSTVILTIGPTHTLRQAARLMAARRIGAAVVMDADHSGIGILTERDILVSLGSDQDPDHETAGSHTTTDVVFAAPGWTLEEAAEAMTRGGFRHLIVLDDHGGPMGIVSVRDIIRCWAPALRHEGTLAR